The following are from one region of the Veillonella nakazawae genome:
- a CDS encoding pseudouridine synthase, which produces MERLQKFIASCGVASRRKAEELITEGKVQVNGRRITELGVKIDPQKDKVKVNGQLLAQEKPVYYLLNKPKGVITSVSDPQGRETVIDYIKNESKRIYPIGRLDLYTEGLLLLTNDGELAQNLTHPSKGVEKTYEVRIKGRVRDEDLQVIANGVALEDGITAPATIVDLGFDDHNGVHEVEITIHEGRNRQVRRMFEHFGYRIHNLKRIAYAGLTLGGVKRGGSRQLTIREVKALKALGAGKE; this is translated from the coding sequence ATGGAACGATTACAAAAATTTATTGCTAGTTGTGGTGTAGCATCACGACGCAAGGCAGAAGAATTGATTACAGAAGGAAAAGTTCAGGTTAATGGTCGTAGAATCACTGAATTAGGTGTGAAAATTGATCCTCAAAAGGATAAAGTTAAGGTTAATGGTCAATTATTAGCCCAAGAGAAACCAGTTTATTACTTGTTAAATAAACCAAAGGGGGTTATTACATCTGTGTCTGACCCTCAAGGTCGTGAAACTGTTATAGATTATATTAAAAATGAATCAAAACGAATCTATCCAATAGGTCGCCTTGACTTATATACAGAAGGGTTATTGTTGTTGACTAATGATGGTGAGTTGGCTCAAAACTTAACTCATCCGTCTAAGGGCGTAGAAAAAACATATGAGGTGCGTATTAAGGGCCGTGTTCGTGATGAAGATTTACAGGTTATTGCCAATGGTGTAGCACTGGAAGATGGTATAACAGCTCCTGCAACAATTGTAGATCTCGGTTTTGATGATCATAATGGTGTTCATGAAGTAGAAATTACAATCCATGAAGGTCGTAATCGCCAAGTTCGTCGTATGTTTGAACACTTTGGGTACCGTATTCATAACTTAAAACGAATTGCCTATGCTGGGCTTACCTTAGGTGGTGTTAAACGTGGTGGTTCTCGTCAGCTTACAATTCGTGAAGTAAAAGCTCTAAAAGCGTTAGGAGCAGGTAAGGAATGA
- the scpB gene encoding SMC-Scp complex subunit ScpB, producing MSLPTMHLEAVLFSSAKPISIEMLEEVFELSKEEVQDYIDTLQRELEEKNRGIRLRVSGAGIELVSAMESADYVGHIRKREDKLSNAAMETLAVIAYKQPITKAEIEEIRGVNSDKIIKQLLTRSLIAELGHKDTVGRPILYGTTDEFLRSAGVESIEALHQEVSETEG from the coding sequence ATGAGCTTACCAACAATGCATTTAGAGGCCGTGTTATTCTCATCGGCAAAACCTATATCAATAGAAATGCTTGAAGAAGTATTTGAACTTTCAAAAGAGGAAGTACAAGATTATATAGATACATTACAACGGGAACTAGAAGAGAAAAATCGCGGCATCCGTTTGAGAGTATCTGGAGCAGGTATTGAGTTAGTTAGTGCCATGGAAAGTGCTGACTATGTAGGGCATATCCGTAAGAGAGAAGATAAATTATCTAATGCAGCGATGGAAACATTAGCTGTCATAGCCTATAAACAACCTATAACTAAAGCTGAAATTGAAGAAATCCGCGGTGTAAATAGTGATAAGATTATTAAACAATTACTCACTCGATCTCTTATTGCGGAACTAGGTCATAAAGATACTGTAGGAAGACCTATTCTTTACGGAACAACTGACGAGTTTTTAAGAAGTGCTGGCGTAGAATCTATTGAGGCTTTACATCAAGAAGTTTCAGAAACAGAAGGATAA
- a CDS encoding segregation and condensation protein A, with product MGDYNYKLDVFEGPLDLLLHLIEKHKIEITDIPIVEITSQYLEYLDNWNHFDIHYSSEFLVMASTLLQIKSRMLLPKAEPEPEDAEDPRDELVAKLVEFKKIKDFTAILMERTAVSANIFSRPEETSVLGIDNVYSLELSRLYEIFYQTIKRAKELPEEEPIREVKVEKDSYSLEDMILSLSSRVRRGESLYFRELLIAIETKSGMVTIFMAVLELLKQQVMEMRYEEDDIIFTAALEGTV from the coding sequence ATGGGAGATTATAATTACAAGTTGGATGTCTTTGAAGGTCCTTTGGACTTGCTTTTGCATCTTATTGAAAAACATAAAATAGAAATCACCGATATTCCTATCGTTGAAATTACGAGTCAATACTTGGAATATTTAGATAATTGGAATCACTTTGATATTCATTATAGTAGTGAGTTTCTTGTAATGGCTTCTACTTTGTTACAAATTAAATCGCGTATGCTATTACCTAAAGCTGAACCTGAGCCGGAGGATGCTGAAGATCCACGTGATGAATTGGTAGCTAAATTAGTAGAATTTAAAAAAATCAAAGATTTTACAGCTATATTGATGGAACGTACAGCTGTATCCGCCAACATATTTAGTAGACCTGAAGAAACAAGCGTACTTGGGATAGACAATGTATATAGTTTAGAACTTTCCCGATTATATGAGATTTTTTATCAGACTATAAAACGCGCTAAGGAATTACCTGAAGAGGAGCCTATTCGCGAGGTCAAAGTTGAAAAAGACAGTTATAGTTTAGAGGATATGATTTTGTCTTTATCTAGTCGAGTACGACGTGGTGAAAGTTTATATTTTAGAGAGTTATTAATAGCAATTGAAACAAAAAGTGGTATGGTAACAATCTTTATGGCTGTTTTAGAATTGTTGAAGCAACAAGTTATGGAAATGCGCTATGAAGAGGATGATATTATATTCACTGCAGCCTTAGAAGGTACCGTATAG
- a CDS encoding phosphoethanolamine transferase, protein MSSSLKQIGRNPIFRFGIIGIALYIALFFIYEPITLGLDVEDITILAVPTIVGTFLFQYFMGCTVFHRPFLGYGLVGILWALTFPLLFHWSYVKPLYFYEFANDFLFGLLIFMGLSGIQFLLNQTNRLHKTTSLIMAIITMILSLIPFLQIGYYLTTWHCLTPASLLAVYMTNPEEAFGFLKNAAGIPGLIAVGIGLVIWTYLLYWSNLGMKAVVNLNTTRPMRSTLLIASIVAFLVYVPFFLFPKTCIVANWIAAGDYVKQMQQYNDNHHLVFDSFNLDTKETSASKTPGTIILVIGESSSRDYMKVYNPNFPYDDTPWQGTMRADNKDFVFFDNAYSSYVQTVPTLERALSERNQYDDKPFLDSANILDVAKKAGYTTSWFSNQGVFGEYDTAISLMAKTADTTKWSHESYAFSDRYDESLLPLLQSVDPSKNNFIVIHIMGSHIYYNDRYPHEFSKWKQGPYPDGQEAYANSQLYTDWLLQQIYTYGKEKLNLQAMVYFSDHGESLDKSHNPDTFDFVMTHIPFWIYLSPQYRAEYPQTAKELSKHEHQYFTNDLLYDTLIGLMHAPNQRYDVTRDFSNGKYRFNLHNLTTLLGEQPLTNDPVNAGK, encoded by the coding sequence ATGTCATCTAGTTTAAAGCAAATTGGGAGAAACCCCATCTTTCGCTTTGGTATCATTGGTATTGCTTTATATATAGCTCTATTTTTCATCTATGAACCTATTACACTAGGTCTAGATGTTGAAGATATAACGATTTTAGCAGTACCAACAATTGTAGGTACTTTTTTATTTCAATATTTTATGGGATGTACCGTTTTTCATAGACCATTTTTGGGATATGGCTTAGTCGGTATTCTTTGGGCCCTTACATTCCCACTTCTGTTCCACTGGTCCTATGTAAAACCCTTATATTTTTATGAATTTGCTAATGATTTTTTATTTGGCTTATTAATCTTTATGGGTTTATCTGGGATTCAATTTTTACTAAACCAAACAAATCGTCTCCATAAAACTACATCATTAATCATGGCAATTATTACCATGATATTGAGCCTTATCCCATTCTTACAAATAGGATACTATCTAACTACATGGCATTGTTTAACGCCAGCTAGTTTACTAGCAGTATACATGACAAATCCTGAAGAAGCATTTGGTTTCTTAAAAAATGCTGCTGGCATTCCTGGTCTTATCGCTGTTGGTATTGGCCTTGTAATATGGACCTATCTACTCTACTGGTCTAATCTAGGAATGAAAGCGGTAGTAAACTTGAATACTACACGACCTATGCGCTCCACATTGCTCATTGCATCCATAGTAGCATTCTTAGTATACGTACCATTCTTCTTATTCCCGAAAACATGTATTGTAGCAAACTGGATTGCAGCTGGCGACTATGTAAAACAAATGCAACAATATAATGATAACCATCATTTAGTATTCGATTCCTTCAATTTGGATACAAAGGAAACTTCTGCTAGTAAAACACCAGGTACTATCATATTAGTTATCGGTGAATCTAGTTCTCGTGATTATATGAAGGTATATAATCCAAACTTCCCTTATGATGATACGCCATGGCAAGGTACTATGCGTGCAGATAATAAAGATTTTGTTTTCTTTGATAACGCATATTCATCATACGTACAAACAGTACCTACCCTCGAACGTGCTCTATCTGAACGTAATCAATATGATGATAAACCATTCCTCGATTCTGCGAATATTTTAGATGTTGCTAAAAAAGCAGGATATACTACTTCTTGGTTTAGTAACCAAGGTGTATTTGGCGAATATGATACAGCTATTTCATTAATGGCTAAAACAGCAGATACCACTAAATGGTCACATGAATCCTATGCTTTCTCTGATCGCTATGATGAATCACTCTTACCATTATTACAGTCTGTTGATCCAAGTAAAAATAACTTCATCGTCATTCATATCATGGGTAGTCATATTTACTACAATGACCGTTATCCACATGAATTTAGTAAATGGAAACAAGGTCCATATCCAGATGGCCAAGAAGCATATGCAAACAGCCAATTATATACAGACTGGTTATTACAACAGATTTATACTTATGGTAAGGAAAAATTAAACTTACAAGCCATGGTGTATTTCTCTGACCATGGTGAAAGCTTGGATAAATCTCATAATCCAGATACATTTGACTTTGTTATGACTCATATTCCATTCTGGATATATTTATCACCTCAATATCGTGCTGAGTATCCTCAAACAGCAAAAGAACTCTCTAAACACGAACATCAATACTTTACAAATGATTTACTATATGACACATTGATTGGTCTTATGCACGCACCTAATCAACGGTATGATGTAACAAGAGACTTTAGTAATGGTAAGTATCGATTCAATTTACATAACCTAACTACCTTACTAGGGGAACAACCATTAACTAATGATCCTGTAAACGCAGGAAAATAA
- a CDS encoding DUF523 domain-containing protein has protein sequence MNNKAKLLISECLCGVSCRYDGKDNLIEQLPLLKDTFDLVTVCPEVLGGLSTPRDPAERQGKRVCTANGTDVTTEFHKGAQIALHIAMQQGCKQALMKAKSPSCGYKRIYDGTFSKTLREGNGCTVEALLMNNIEVYTEEEIDLLMEQKKR, from the coding sequence ATGAATAATAAAGCAAAATTATTAATTAGTGAATGTTTATGTGGCGTATCCTGTCGTTATGATGGAAAAGATAATCTTATAGAACAGTTACCACTGTTAAAGGATACTTTTGATCTAGTAACCGTATGTCCAGAAGTATTAGGTGGGCTTAGCACACCTCGTGATCCTGCGGAACGACAAGGTAAACGTGTATGTACGGCTAATGGAACTGATGTAACCACAGAATTTCATAAAGGAGCTCAAATTGCATTGCATATAGCAATGCAACAGGGATGTAAGCAGGCTCTAATGAAAGCAAAAAGTCCTAGTTGCGGTTATAAGCGTATTTATGATGGTACCTTTAGTAAAACCCTGCGAGAGGGGAACGGATGTACTGTAGAGGCCTTATTAATGAATAATATAGAGGTTTATACGGAAGAAGAAATTGACTTATTAATGGAACAAAAAAAGAGATGA
- a CDS encoding MBL fold metallo-hydrolase, translated as MNIIKRPLGLYKANCYVLIKDGKSLIIDPGFHSKHIIEMVGDSEPLAVLLTHGHCDHVSALDEVCEYYNIPAYLHPLDQELLQLIRRRPSVYKKKMYTNCKDLVAGKLEVGPFIIMVHHTPGHSAGSVCLEIGGHLFSGDTLFKQNVGNTDNYKSNPRDLIISLKHILTLSKDLIVEPGHKESTTLKDEEEFIKNIVG; from the coding sequence ATGAATATTATAAAACGCCCTCTAGGGCTTTATAAAGCAAATTGTTATGTATTAATTAAAGATGGAAAATCTCTTATTATTGATCCCGGGTTTCATAGTAAGCATATAATTGAAATGGTAGGAGATTCTGAGCCTTTAGCAGTATTATTAACACATGGTCATTGTGATCATGTATCGGCTCTTGATGAGGTTTGTGAGTATTATAATATTCCTGCTTATTTACATCCTTTGGATCAAGAGTTATTACAACTAATCCGACGTAGACCTAGTGTATATAAAAAGAAGATGTACACGAATTGTAAAGATTTAGTGGCCGGTAAATTAGAAGTAGGGCCTTTTATAATAATGGTACATCATACACCAGGCCATAGTGCTGGCTCAGTTTGTTTGGAGATTGGTGGACATCTTTTTTCTGGAGATACTTTATTCAAACAAAATGTAGGAAATACCGATAACTACAAGAGTAATCCCCGTGATTTAATCATTAGTTTGAAGCATATATTAACATTATCAAAGGATTTAATTGTCGAACCAGGACATAAAGAATCTACAACATTAAAAGATGAAGAAGAATTCATCAAAAATATTGTAGGATAG
- a CDS encoding TrkH family potassium uptake protein — translation MRIQIVMSLVGRLLYIFGIFTLIPFIYGIVFETAYWSFLVTTGISFGLGGLLSYYGHESQSFSLRDGFLVVSATWILTIILGSLPFILSGILTNVFDALFEATSGITATGATIINSVDDLPKTYVLWRGLMHWIGGMGIIVLILSFLKNLGADAAHMFNAEASVPKPGVVMPRIQSMASKLWRLYVAFTAICFVMLWAGGIEPFDALNYAFSIIATGGFAPTSAGTFIYEQSNYICFVFIFFMILAGGNFAVYYNALQRGIRVLIDDFETRMYWLVIFIGIAIISISMAVQSNINDPIQIFRDVSFNYVSIQTGSGFAVSDYDLWPAAAQMMLFISSFFGGCSGSTTGGVKIIRLIILIKSSIIYLRKSIHPEMVQVVRINGKPMPTKWIQMAQQFLFLYLMIYVISVFLMTCTGMSTYDAMQIITAFLSNVGIGFGGFGPTDAFGSMSDGAKCVAMVDMLLGRLELFTILVMLHPQFWEGYFIKKQSAKRYRIL, via the coding sequence ATGCGCATTCAAATTGTCATGTCCTTAGTGGGGCGATTATTATATATATTTGGGATTTTTACATTAATTCCTTTTATATATGGTATCGTATTTGAAACTGCATATTGGTCGTTTTTGGTTACTACTGGTATTTCATTTGGCTTAGGTGGACTTTTATCCTATTATGGTCATGAAAGTCAAAGCTTTAGTCTTCGTGATGGGTTTTTAGTTGTATCAGCTACATGGATATTAACTATTATCTTAGGTTCCTTACCATTTATTCTTAGTGGTATATTAACCAATGTATTTGATGCTCTATTTGAAGCTACATCAGGGATTACAGCAACTGGTGCTACAATTATTAATAGCGTAGACGATTTACCTAAGACATATGTTTTATGGCGTGGACTAATGCACTGGATTGGTGGGATGGGGATTATTGTCCTTATCTTATCGTTCTTAAAGAACTTAGGTGCAGATGCAGCTCATATGTTTAATGCAGAAGCATCGGTACCAAAACCTGGTGTTGTTATGCCTCGTATTCAATCAATGGCCTCTAAACTTTGGCGTTTATATGTTGCTTTTACCGCCATTTGTTTCGTTATGCTGTGGGCTGGTGGTATAGAGCCTTTTGATGCATTAAATTATGCATTTTCCATTATTGCTACAGGTGGTTTTGCACCTACATCTGCAGGTACATTTATTTATGAACAAAGCAACTATATCTGTTTTGTATTTATATTTTTCATGATACTTGCTGGTGGTAATTTTGCAGTATATTATAATGCACTGCAAAGAGGCATTCGCGTTTTGATTGATGATTTTGAAACACGTATGTATTGGCTAGTTATTTTTATTGGAATTGCTATAATATCAATTTCGATGGCAGTACAATCAAATATTAATGATCCAATTCAAATCTTTAGAGATGTTTCCTTTAATTATGTATCGATTCAAACTGGTAGTGGATTTGCTGTAAGCGATTATGATTTGTGGCCAGCCGCTGCACAGATGATGTTATTTATTTCATCATTTTTTGGTGGTTGTAGTGGTTCTACAACAGGGGGCGTAAAAATTATTCGCCTCATTATTCTAATTAAGAGCAGCATTATTTATTTAAGAAAATCAATTCATCCTGAGATGGTACAAGTCGTGCGCATTAATGGTAAACCGATGCCTACTAAATGGATACAGATGGCACAGCAATTTTTATTTTTATATTTAATGATTTACGTTATATCTGTTTTCCTTATGACTTGTACTGGAATGTCTACTTATGATGCGATGCAAATTATAACAGCTTTTCTTAGTAATGTTGGCATTGGATTTGGTGGTTTTGGGCCTACAGATGCCTTTGGTAGTATGTCTGATGGTGCTAAATGTGTAGCCATGGTAGACATGTTATTAGGTCGTTTGGAATTATTTACAATTCTTGTTATGCTTCATCCTCAATTCTGGGAAGGGTATTTTATAAAAAAACAATCTGCTAAACGGTATCGTATCCTATAG
- the trkA gene encoding Trk system potassium transporter TrkA produces the protein MKIVIVGAGKVGYSLAQRLIQDNHDVYVIDRSPERIQNLENTLDVSLVQGNGSDIQLLNEIGMDDVGMFIAVTDSDEVNMLSCSVAKITGVPTTIARVRDNTVAEHMDDEMRAKLGVDLFINPEMVTAQELLQILETPSAIDVEDFGQGSVRLMEFKITDDIPLIGQPLKDIKFPEGVLLVGVLRYGEMIIPHGESILQVDDSVFFLGLKESVEEVENLWFHNHSTFYKRAVIIGAGLLGRNLTVLLEQAGFSVKVIEKDFNRCEKLANLVDKSMVINGDATDFDLLEAEEIADSDVIIAVTDDDKLNLLVALVGKHMGIPKTVVRVGRPEYIMLMEQVGIDVVFSPRLFTASQILRFVRSGEGVLSISTFEGGKAESIEVAITSESPVAGKQLKDIRLPGKALVGVILRGDEAIVPRGNTEILDGDHIVLFALPESVSKLLKYLT, from the coding sequence ATGAAAATTGTCATTGTAGGTGCTGGTAAGGTTGGCTATTCCTTGGCACAACGCTTGATACAAGATAATCATGATGTATATGTAATTGATCGTTCTCCAGAACGTATACAAAATCTTGAAAATACACTAGATGTTAGCCTTGTTCAAGGAAATGGCAGTGATATACAATTGCTCAACGAAATCGGTATGGATGATGTAGGAATGTTTATTGCTGTTACCGATTCTGATGAAGTAAATATGTTATCTTGTTCTGTAGCTAAAATTACAGGTGTTCCTACAACGATTGCTCGTGTGCGAGATAATACTGTAGCAGAACATATGGATGATGAGATGCGTGCTAAATTAGGGGTCGATTTATTTATCAATCCTGAAATGGTTACGGCTCAAGAGCTTTTACAAATTCTAGAGACTCCATCAGCTATTGATGTAGAAGATTTTGGCCAAGGTTCTGTACGCCTTATGGAATTTAAGATTACAGATGATATTCCATTAATAGGTCAACCTTTAAAAGATATTAAATTCCCTGAAGGTGTTTTACTAGTAGGGGTTTTACGGTATGGTGAAATGATTATTCCCCATGGTGAAAGTATTCTACAAGTTGATGACAGTGTATTCTTCTTAGGCTTAAAAGAGTCTGTTGAAGAAGTAGAAAATCTTTGGTTCCATAATCACAGTACATTTTATAAACGGGCTGTTATCATTGGGGCTGGTCTATTAGGTAGAAATCTAACAGTTCTTTTAGAACAAGCGGGATTCTCTGTTAAGGTCATTGAAAAAGATTTTAACCGCTGTGAAAAACTTGCTAATCTTGTAGATAAGTCTATGGTTATCAATGGAGATGCTACAGACTTTGACCTTTTAGAAGCAGAAGAAATTGCAGATAGTGATGTTATAATTGCTGTTACAGATGATGATAAGCTCAACTTGCTTGTTGCTCTTGTCGGCAAGCATATGGGCATACCAAAGACAGTTGTGCGCGTAGGTCGACCTGAATACATTATGCTTATGGAACAAGTGGGTATTGATGTTGTATTCTCGCCACGTTTATTTACAGCGAGTCAAATTTTACGTTTCGTGCGTAGTGGAGAAGGTGTTTTATCTATTTCGACCTTTGAAGGTGGAAAAGCGGAATCTATAGAGGTTGCCATTACAAGTGAATCACCTGTGGCTGGTAAACAACTAAAAGACATTCGTTTACCAGGGAAGGCGTTAGTTGGTGTAATTTTACGTGGTGATGAAGCCATCGTACCACGTGGTAATACTGAAATCTTAGATGGAGATCACATTGTTCTATTTGCGTTACCTGAATCTGTAAGTAAATTACTTAAATATCTTACCTAG
- a CDS encoding S1 RNA-binding domain-containing protein: protein MATELLENTIATLKVLRTSDQGAFLDGQTGNTNDDILLHKDQQTSPVAIGDEVEVFLYRDPKGRLTASMRLPAMKVGQIGYVEVINTTNFGCFVEVGTERGIFMPHAEMRGRPQVGEKVWVRLYTDKSGRFAVSMDVDDEMRRASKAATDAKVGQLVKGAIYNLTSDGAFFITPERWIAFLHRSEMTRKLKVGEMVEGRVTFKRDDGRINVSMRPTKEKALISDGDIIMEYLLNRGGKMPYSDESSAMLIKDKFNISKAAFKRALGHLMKEKKIVQDDGWTLLTETGRQWTPPVGNESQEEE, encoded by the coding sequence ATGGCTACAGAATTGTTGGAAAATACAATTGCCACATTAAAAGTATTGCGTACTAGTGATCAAGGGGCTTTTCTAGATGGTCAAACTGGCAATACAAATGATGATATTTTGCTTCATAAGGATCAACAAACATCTCCTGTTGCCATTGGTGATGAAGTAGAGGTATTTTTATATCGCGATCCAAAGGGGCGTTTGACTGCTTCTATGCGTTTACCAGCGATGAAGGTAGGCCAAATTGGGTATGTTGAGGTAATCAATACTACAAACTTTGGCTGTTTCGTAGAGGTTGGTACTGAGCGTGGTATCTTCATGCCTCACGCAGAGATGCGTGGTCGTCCTCAAGTGGGCGAAAAAGTTTGGGTTCGACTCTATACAGATAAATCTGGTCGTTTTGCAGTATCTATGGATGTTGATGACGAAATGCGTCGCGCATCTAAGGCTGCTACAGATGCTAAAGTAGGACAACTTGTTAAAGGCGCTATCTACAACTTGACTAGTGATGGGGCATTCTTCATCACTCCTGAACGATGGATTGCCTTTTTACATCGTTCTGAGATGACTAGAAAATTAAAAGTAGGAGAAATGGTTGAAGGTCGTGTTACCTTTAAACGTGATGATGGTCGTATCAACGTATCTATGCGTCCTACTAAGGAAAAGGCACTCATTTCTGATGGAGACATTATAATGGAGTACCTTCTTAATCGTGGAGGCAAGATGCCATATAGCGATGAATCTTCTGCGATGTTGATTAAAGATAAATTTAATATCAGTAAAGCTGCCTTTAAGCGTGCTTTAGGGCATTTGATGAAAGAGAAAAAAATTGTTCAAGATGATGGTTGGACATTGTTAACTGAAACAGGACGTCAATGGACACCTCCTGTTGGTAATGAATCACAAGAAGAGGAATAA
- the rsfS gene encoding ribosome silencing factor, whose amino-acid sequence MKNKEEVKQIVLQLAQAAFDKKGRDIEILDLEGVSMLGDYFLIASANNIKQSQSIADEMEDKAAELGMTVNHREGYREGEWILLDFGDIICHVFGGDELREFYGLEELWNDAVRVPFEGV is encoded by the coding sequence ATGAAAAATAAAGAAGAAGTTAAACAAATCGTATTACAATTAGCACAAGCTGCTTTTGATAAAAAAGGCAGAGATATCGAAATTCTCGATTTAGAAGGTGTATCTATGTTAGGGGATTACTTCCTAATTGCTAGTGCAAATAATATTAAGCAATCTCAGAGTATTGCTGATGAAATGGAAGATAAAGCAGCAGAATTGGGCATGACAGTAAATCATAGAGAAGGTTATCGCGAAGGTGAATGGATTTTACTTGATTTTGGCGATATTATTTGTCATGTCTTTGGTGGTGATGAGTTGCGAGAATTCTACGGTTTAGAAGAATTATGGAATGATGCAGTTCGAGTTCCATTTGAAGGAGTATAG
- a CDS encoding LCP family protein: protein MEERERARARRRRRRRQQKSSVKWPRFIVAVIVVLALLGGIGYGLYTGVSYVYRAVTGTTETTDTAVDNGNKQDGNTVSVEQKGLDKPLYILVVGTDDNNPSQSDSLFLLSINLDQKTMDVIGIPSNSKIDNRDQTDASMLNSIYEKGGIDLTKAVIEDMFHISIPYYVVVNQNAFKKTNDVLGNQQIYVEQTMEHVDAEGNKDIDLQRGYQTLDSDKALSYLRYSDPKHDTFTRVQRQERFLKLWVEEEHNSFFLTNAWHIWRIWDHYDSNISTLDAIKLVYNASKINKEEIHFYILPGEKELVGDMTYWKVNPTEAQRLVGITMGNLPANEMTQFVTAPTNSTAKVAPESEHNGGTITKPSEPGDESTNKR from the coding sequence ATGGAAGAACGTGAACGAGCAAGAGCTCGCCGTCGTAGAAGAAGACGTCAACAAAAGTCATCTGTTAAATGGCCTAGATTTATAGTAGCTGTTATTGTAGTACTTGCCCTACTTGGGGGTATAGGCTATGGTTTGTATACTGGGGTATCTTATGTGTATAGAGCTGTTACAGGTACTACTGAGACAACTGATACAGCTGTAGATAATGGAAATAAACAAGATGGTAATACTGTATCTGTAGAACAAAAAGGGTTAGATAAACCATTATACATTCTTGTTGTCGGTACTGATGATAATAATCCTAGTCAAAGTGATAGTCTATTCTTGTTATCCATTAATTTAGATCAAAAAACAATGGATGTTATTGGCATTCCTAGTAATAGTAAAATTGATAATAGAGATCAGACCGATGCAAGTATGCTCAATAGCATCTATGAAAAAGGTGGTATTGATCTAACAAAGGCTGTCATTGAAGATATGTTCCATATTTCTATACCATATTATGTTGTAGTTAATCAAAATGCTTTCAAAAAGACTAACGATGTATTAGGAAATCAACAAATCTATGTAGAACAGACTATGGAACACGTAGATGCAGAGGGAAATAAAGATATTGATTTGCAACGAGGATATCAAACATTAGATAGTGATAAGGCTTTATCCTATTTACGATATTCTGATCCAAAACACGATACATTTACACGTGTACAACGACAAGAAAGATTTTTGAAACTATGGGTAGAAGAAGAGCATAATTCATTCTTCTTAACAAATGCATGGCATATTTGGAGAATTTGGGATCATTATGATAGTAATATTTCTACATTAGATGCTATTAAGCTTGTGTATAATGCTAGCAAAATTAATAAGGAAGAGATTCATTTCTATATTCTTCCTGGTGAAAAAGAGTTAGTTGGCGATATGACATATTGGAAGGTAAATCCAACAGAAGCACAACGATTAGTAGGCATTACGATGGGAAATCTACCAGCCAATGAAATGACACAATTTGTTACAGCTCCAACTAATAGTACAGCCAAGGTTGCACCTGAATCAGAACATAATGGTGGTACTATCACAAAGCCATCAGAACCGGGTGATGAGAGTACTAATAAACGTTAA